Proteins encoded within one genomic window of bacterium:
- a CDS encoding NYN domain-containing protein has product MEKVDRQNTAKQNVFYIFIDASNLWQAQKAKGRMFDYEKLKIYLKGEFKASEIQIFYYTAYPAEGTREHSLDGKHKFLTYLKKGLGFTVRKKELKRIVTHGEMGDSIQEKGNMDVEMTIDAMHYMNKYDVAVLFTGDSDFLALVTYVRNAGKKVYIFSSKNNVSKELRTGGDGYFDVLNLEEDIWGRELKYRGATPQ; this is encoded by the coding sequence ATGGAAAAAGTCGACCGGCAAAATACAGCTAAGCAAAACGTCTTCTATATTTTTATTGACGCGTCAAATTTGTGGCAAGCGCAAAAAGCAAAAGGGAGAATGTTCGACTATGAGAAACTAAAGATTTATTTAAAAGGAGAGTTTAAAGCTTCTGAAATTCAGATTTTCTATTACACGGCTTATCCCGCCGAAGGAACTCGCGAACATAGCCTTGATGGTAAGCACAAATTTTTAACATATCTCAAAAAGGGGCTTGGATTCACGGTTCGCAAAAAAGAGTTGAAAAGGATTGTTACCCATGGCGAGATGGGGGATTCGATACAAGAAAAGGGAAATATGGACGTTGAAATGACGATTGATGCTATGCATTATATGAATAAATATGATGTCGCAGTCTTGTTCACCGGCGATTCTGACTTCTTGGCATTGGTGACATATGTCAGAAATGCGGGCAAAAAGGTATATATTTTTTCTTCAAAAAACAATGTATCAAAAGAACTTCGAACTGGTGGAGATGGATATTTTGATGTGCTCAATTTAGAAGAAGATATTTGGGGCAGGGAGTTGAAGTATAGGGGTGCTACTCCACAATAA
- a CDS encoding DEAD/DEAH box helicase family protein, protein MEYKNNDFVLKAQDASAETEAIVYKYDAFLEAITSEKFAHVREAIREGVRFLVSGKYPTIDTLAREHYEGSVKMKAKYNSVDAYLAKFPMHARKSATIDLATGTGKSWVIYGIAQIMLAEGLADKVLVLCPSVTIEEGLKEKFRELSGNANVSQILQELDPSHTPPEIKSANDPILSGDICVENIHSVYERTGSSIRDSFAGKGKRTLVISDEAHHIFSPEDAGTKRWFDFLTDEDFDFVYHIGLTGTPYIQNGYFHDVIFRYGLKQAMEDGIVKTIDYVLERALEGAETQYEETYANHVRLIEKYSGVLKPITIVITAKIVECIEEWRKLVDYIAEKERISFDAAKEKVIWVTSGLPSGAQEKKRAVVALELTDNSGAEKIRKKYLQALKSVDDEDNPVEYIVSVAMLTEGWDVKNVFQIVPHSNRAFDSKLLISQVLGRGLRIPKRLTPPVQVVVNNHEQWTTAIGGLYRDVLEIENRITWGYDPRRAKYAFPLFNLEYEEEQYSIESKVKSAKEPSIQVLHPQAETRRQTTTFLHAGIIRYDVTVDGNVSVEDATRQIKLFLKEKDRNLARKWSIKKIDQFIKKTLKNRLGRVYDYVSAENLATFKQAFGPMFRELGKEVPRMKLMAGASKKIEASSMSRQSFSEDALKTSGTLFYPPQFLESLSGTEKMIIEKYISMRLQITPALVLPETQYIMDRFYPKNEEEFVTSQSAIYVTSSPEIEFVKSVFNDVTFFAGFIKSPDKGFYSIPYSFKPTAAGSTHVKRSSFNPDFFLVKKGTKDVLVVEIKQDDDLAQENKAKYRDACEHFTQLNQELVTAGEEWRYHFYFLSPTDYASFLDVTREGKYIGWKSELMQGLE, encoded by the coding sequence ATGGAATACAAGAACAACGATTTTGTATTAAAAGCACAAGATGCAAGCGCCGAAACAGAGGCAATTGTGTATAAATACGATGCTTTTTTAGAGGCGATTACGTCCGAGAAGTTTGCACATGTGCGCGAGGCAATTCGCGAAGGCGTACGCTTTCTGGTGTCCGGTAAGTATCCGACCATTGATACGCTGGCACGGGAGCACTATGAGGGAAGTGTCAAAATGAAGGCAAAATATAACAGCGTTGATGCGTATCTTGCAAAATTTCCAATGCATGCTCGAAAATCTGCAACGATTGATCTGGCCACTGGTACCGGCAAAAGCTGGGTTATTTATGGTATTGCACAAATTATGCTCGCCGAGGGGTTAGCGGATAAGGTGCTGGTGCTTTGTCCGTCGGTGACAATCGAAGAGGGACTTAAGGAAAAGTTTCGTGAGCTTTCCGGCAATGCCAATGTATCGCAGATCTTGCAGGAGTTAGACCCGTCCCACACCCCGCCGGAAATTAAAAGCGCCAACGACCCCATATTATCTGGCGATATTTGCGTTGAGAATATCCACTCCGTATATGAGCGGACCGGATCATCTATTCGCGATAGTTTTGCGGGTAAGGGCAAACGGACGCTAGTCATTAGCGATGAGGCGCATCATATATTTAGCCCAGAAGATGCAGGAACAAAGCGCTGGTTTGATTTTCTAACGGATGAGGATTTCGACTTCGTTTATCATATCGGACTAACTGGGACGCCATATATTCAGAATGGCTACTTTCATGATGTGATTTTCCGTTACGGGCTCAAGCAAGCGATGGAAGATGGGATAGTTAAGACGATCGATTACGTGCTGGAGCGAGCGCTTGAGGGAGCTGAGACGCAATACGAGGAGACGTATGCAAACCACGTGCGATTAATAGAAAAGTATAGCGGCGTGCTAAAGCCGATTACTATCGTTATAACCGCAAAAATCGTTGAGTGTATTGAAGAGTGGCGCAAGTTGGTGGATTATATTGCCGAGAAGGAGCGAATCTCTTTTGATGCGGCTAAAGAAAAGGTGATTTGGGTGACTTCCGGCTTGCCATCGGGTGCGCAGGAAAAAAAACGCGCAGTGGTTGCGTTAGAGCTCACAGACAACTCTGGCGCCGAAAAAATTCGTAAAAAATATCTGCAAGCGCTCAAGTCAGTGGATGATGAAGATAATCCGGTGGAGTATATCGTGTCGGTGGCTATGCTCACGGAGGGGTGGGATGTAAAAAATGTGTTTCAGATTGTGCCGCATAGCAACAGAGCATTTGATTCCAAACTGCTTATCTCGCAAGTGCTTGGGCGTGGATTACGCATCCCAAAGAGATTAACGCCCCCAGTGCAGGTGGTAGTGAATAATCATGAGCAGTGGACTACGGCAATAGGAGGCTTGTATAGAGATGTGCTTGAAATTGAAAATCGTATTACATGGGGTTATGATCCGAGACGAGCGAAGTATGCTTTTCCGCTCTTTAATCTTGAGTATGAAGAGGAGCAATATAGCATTGAAAGCAAGGTGAAGTCGGCAAAAGAGCCGAGTATACAAGTATTGCATCCGCAAGCAGAAACACGAAGACAGACCACAACCTTCTTGCATGCGGGGATCATTAGATATGACGTAACCGTTGATGGGAATGTATCAGTTGAAGATGCTACCCGGCAGATCAAGTTGTTCTTGAAAGAAAAAGATAGAAATCTTGCTAGAAAATGGAGTATTAAAAAGATTGACCAATTTATCAAGAAAACACTGAAAAATCGGCTTGGACGCGTATATGACTATGTTAGTGCAGAAAATCTAGCCACCTTCAAGCAGGCATTTGGCCCAATGTTTCGCGAGTTAGGAAAAGAGGTGCCGCGTATGAAGCTAATGGCGGGGGCTTCGAAAAAGATAGAGGCGTCTTCAATGTCTCGCCAATCCTTTAGTGAGGACGCGTTGAAAACCTCCGGTACACTCTTTTATCCACCACAATTCCTAGAGAGTTTATCGGGCACGGAGAAAATGATTATCGAAAAGTACATCTCCATGCGTTTACAAATAACGCCCGCTCTGGTGTTGCCAGAAACGCAATACATAATGGATCGCTTCTATCCGAAGAATGAGGAAGAGTTTGTAACTTCGCAATCAGCAATATATGTAACGAGTAGCCCAGAGATCGAGTTTGTAAAAAGCGTTTTCAATGATGTTACATTCTTCGCAGGCTTTATTAAGTCTCCAGATAAAGGATTCTATAGCATCCCTTATTCATTTAAGCCTACAGCAGCTGGGTCGACGCACGTAAAACGAAGCAGTTTTAATCCCGATTTCTTTCTAGTAAAAAAAGGTACTAAGGATGTGCTCGTTGTAGAGATAAAGCAAGATGATGATCTTGCGCAGGAGAATAAGGCTAAGTATCGCGATGCATGCGAGCACTTTACGCAACTGAATCAGGAGCTTGTGACCGCAGGAGAAGAATGGCGATATCATTTTTACTTTTTGTCGCCCACAGACTACGCATCGTTTCTGGATGTTACAAGAGAAGGAAAGTATATTGGATGGAAATCGGAGTTAATGCAGGGTCTGGAATAA
- a CDS encoding site-specific DNA-methyltransferase yields the protein MTKLLDKDREKIIKTLTEGKDLPTSYQAKLFESDEVDYVEATKDYKLVYKGKTPEARVIAETPAAPLQEMRAFNTDNAFIDKWANMLIFGDNLYALKTIYDDQRKDNKLGTKNKIKLIYIDPPFATKQDFMKDREKAYRDKVIGAEFIEFLRKRLILMREILAADGSIYVHLDGKKGHYIKAIMDEVFLENNFQNEISWCYREAINGKNRWNRKHDMILFYTKSDHWIFNYKDVLQTSNPNSLKKYRYEDEKGFYRLMGRGLANSPISSQRDVNPKWEKTNPELVFRHYWKGGTLAVDYWNIDIVNQAAHERIDYPTQKPERLLERIIKASSNVGDIVLDTFVGSGTAIAVSEKLDRRWIGMDSGKLSIYTAQKRLLNLTEHIGTLQKDDKRDYERVEDFEEHGKTSRALLMIYEKARAGDLVVNDDFLTSLGDFIGTYLSGHDEECFSLICPEEKFQVKKLKVNHNEKKDDDSESAGQKVVKVGRIKFLISFVALKEKAEELKPLKSKYFKLLYAGMYDNEAILKMDWEQYRPFVAQLFDVRLAPHKIKAFEADGYISTHSASIWNYPANKKLEIDEGYVDDLHKVLGGRGGNKFYVVAPIVAMRFMQDEIKRGDTTYVFLKVPLSILIALIQKKQPGALKQPMTKADVNEVIDAVGFDFISQPVARVKYKKTKKEYVIGITEFRSNTLTYDPEEFENFETLSMVMVDVDYNEKTQVFDLDKVYWSDKIVNTKRTKAEIRIPAEEFAGKAMMIIFMDKYGNEYKVIKRKDNFS from the coding sequence ATGACGAAATTGTTAGACAAGGATAGGGAAAAAATAATCAAAACTCTTACAGAAGGTAAAGATTTACCAACTTCGTATCAGGCGAAGTTATTTGAAAGTGACGAGGTGGATTATGTGGAAGCGACCAAGGACTACAAGCTTGTCTATAAGGGCAAGACGCCGGAAGCAAGGGTGATTGCCGAGACACCCGCAGCGCCCCTGCAAGAGATGCGTGCGTTTAATACTGATAATGCATTTATCGACAAGTGGGCGAATATGCTTATCTTTGGTGACAATCTCTATGCACTCAAGACGATTTACGACGATCAGCGCAAGGACAACAAGCTTGGAACGAAAAATAAGATTAAACTCATCTACATCGATCCGCCGTTTGCGACCAAACAAGATTTTATGAAGGATCGCGAGAAAGCGTACCGCGACAAAGTGATCGGCGCGGAGTTTATAGAGTTTTTGCGCAAGCGCCTCATTCTTATGCGGGAGATTCTGGCAGCCGACGGTTCAATCTATGTGCATCTTGATGGGAAAAAAGGTCATTATATTAAGGCCATAATGGATGAGGTATTCCTAGAGAATAATTTTCAGAATGAAATATCATGGTGTTATCGCGAGGCTATAAATGGAAAGAATCGGTGGAATCGTAAACATGACATGATTTTGTTCTACACCAAATCAGATCATTGGATATTCAATTATAAGGATGTGCTTCAGACTTCTAATCCAAATTCTCTTAAAAAGTATCGGTACGAAGATGAAAAAGGTTTTTATAGGTTAATGGGCCGGGGTTTGGCTAATAGCCCAATTAGTTCTCAGCGCGATGTGAATCCAAAATGGGAAAAAACTAATCCAGAATTAGTATTTCGCCATTACTGGAAAGGAGGTACTCTCGCGGTTGATTATTGGAATATAGACATTGTAAACCAGGCAGCACACGAAAGAATTGATTACCCAACTCAAAAACCAGAAAGGTTGCTCGAGAGAATAATAAAAGCCTCCTCAAATGTCGGCGATATTGTTCTCGATACATTTGTTGGAAGTGGTACCGCTATCGCTGTTTCCGAGAAGCTAGATCGAAGATGGATAGGAATGGATAGTGGTAAACTTTCCATCTATACTGCACAAAAGCGACTCCTTAATCTCACTGAACACATTGGGACGCTTCAAAAAGATGATAAACGAGATTACGAACGTGTAGAAGATTTTGAGGAACACGGCAAAACCTCACGTGCGCTACTGATGATCTATGAGAAAGCGCGGGCAGGAGATCTGGTTGTTAATGATGATTTTCTTACCTCGCTTGGCGATTTTATTGGTACATATCTTTCTGGTCATGACGAGGAATGTTTTTCACTTATTTGTCCCGAAGAGAAGTTTCAAGTAAAGAAACTAAAAGTGAATCACAATGAAAAGAAAGATGATGATAGCGAATCGGCAGGACAAAAAGTTGTGAAGGTGGGAAGGATAAAGTTTCTGATCTCATTTGTTGCACTAAAAGAAAAAGCTGAAGAATTAAAGCCCCTTAAATCCAAGTATTTTAAACTCCTTTACGCCGGAATGTACGACAACGAGGCAATCCTCAAGATGGACTGGGAGCAATACAGGCCGTTTGTGGCGCAGTTGTTCGATGTGCGTCTTGCCCCGCATAAGATAAAAGCATTTGAAGCAGACGGATATATTAGCACCCATTCAGCCTCTATATGGAATTATCCGGCAAACAAGAAGCTGGAAATTGATGAGGGGTACGTGGATGACCTGCACAAGGTACTTGGAGGCAGAGGTGGCAATAAGTTCTATGTGGTGGCGCCAATCGTTGCGATGCGTTTTATGCAAGACGAGATCAAGCGTGGAGATACGACTTATGTATTCTTAAAAGTACCGCTTTCTATCCTCATTGCCTTGATTCAGAAAAAACAACCAGGAGCCTTGAAGCAACCAATGACCAAAGCGGACGTGAACGAGGTAATTGATGCCGTTGGTTTCGACTTCATTTCGCAACCGGTTGCGAGGGTGAAATATAAGAAGACTAAGAAGGAGTATGTGATTGGTATTACCGAGTTTCGCTCCAATACGCTAACCTATGATCCGGAAGAGTTTGAAAACTTTGAGACACTTTCAATGGTGATGGTAGACGTAGATTACAACGAAAAAACGCAAGTATTTGATCTTGATAAAGTGTATTGGTCGGACAAGATAGTAAACACCAAGCGTACGAAGGCTGAAATTCGTATTCCCGCAGAAGAGTTTGCTGGAAAAGCTATGATGATTATTTTTATGGATAAGTATGGTAATGAGTATAAGGTGATCAAACGAAAAGACAACTTTTCTTAA
- a CDS encoding isochorismatase family cysteine hydrolase, translating to MKPALLVIDCQYDFLRDVSPYQCGMLDNALIGRIRSLIEFCRGHGIPVVYTQHSIEPDKSNAEFGEPEGVRACIISTKGWEIIEDLKPRAGDAVVKKDKYDAFYKTDMENVLQSLGVDTLILCGVLTNNCIRATAEGAHYRNFKLFIITDASGATSYIPEKTNEEIHDITLRDLKERMYETAVITNAELKKLF from the coding sequence ATGAAGCCGGCACTTTTGGTCATTGATTGCCAATACGATTTTCTCCGCGATGTATCGCCCTACCAGTGCGGCATGCTCGACAATGCGCTTATCGGGCGCATACGCTCGCTCATTGAGTTTTGTCGGGGTCACGGCATTCCCGTTGTCTATACCCAACACAGCATCGAACCAGACAAATCGAACGCTGAATTCGGTGAGCCGGAAGGCGTGCGGGCCTGCATAATAAGCACAAAAGGATGGGAGATTATCGAGGATCTTAAACCACGAGCGGGCGATGCTGTCGTTAAAAAAGATAAATATGATGCATTCTATAAAACGGATATGGAAAATGTCCTGCAGAGTCTCGGCGTTGACACGCTGATCCTTTGCGGCGTGCTTACAAACAACTGCATCCGTGCAACCGCCGAGGGCGCGCACTATCGAAATTTTAAGCTTTTTATTATAACCGATGCTTCCGGGGCGACAAGCTACATCCCCGAAAAAACTAACGAGGAAATTCATGATATTACCCTCCGAGACTTAAAAGAGCGCATGTACGAGACGGCGGTTATCACAAACGCAGAACTTAAAAAACTTTTCTAG
- a CDS encoding permease-like cell division protein FtsX produces the protein MFIGLSRVIKSGFAGFYRSGWLSLATIFVLVLMLFTLSGLALLVRSADYLLGTLQDKVDISVYVFPTVEESRILRMKEQLALLPEVKEVDYVSREEALKRFREKHKENAVIIESLDELGENPLEASLNIRAHEADQFDAIAKFLEKDVYKPLIDKVNYSQNRDAIQKLASIVSAVRRGGMVVVAILAAIALLVAFNTIRMAIYAMREEIGVMRLVGASNWFIRGPFLIGGILCGIIASTLTLGIWIPVLQKFSPSFDRVLPGLHLLSYYTQHIWFFAGGLLAVSILLCVVSSGIAIGRYLKV, from the coding sequence ATGTTCATAGGACTAAGCCGCGTTATAAAATCTGGTTTTGCGGGTTTTTACAGATCGGGCTGGCTGTCGCTCGCCACCATTTTCGTATTGGTGCTGATGCTTTTCACCCTTTCGGGCCTGGCGCTTTTGGTGCGGAGCGCAGATTATTTGCTTGGAACATTGCAGGATAAAGTGGATATCAGCGTATATGTGTTCCCAACGGTAGAAGAATCGAGGATTTTGCGCATGAAGGAACAGCTGGCACTGCTTCCCGAAGTGAAGGAGGTGGATTACGTATCGCGCGAGGAGGCGCTTAAAAGATTTCGCGAGAAGCACAAGGAAAATGCGGTCATTATCGAAAGCCTTGATGAGCTTGGAGAAAATCCTCTGGAGGCGTCGCTTAACATTCGCGCACATGAAGCCGACCAGTTTGATGCCATCGCGAAGTTTCTGGAGAAGGACGTTTATAAGCCCCTCATCGATAAGGTAAATTACTCGCAGAACCGCGACGCCATCCAGAAACTCGCATCCATCGTCTCTGCCGTGCGCAGAGGCGGAATGGTTGTTGTGGCTATCCTTGCGGCCATCGCGCTTCTTGTTGCGTTCAACACGATTCGCATGGCCATTTACGCCATGCGCGAAGAGATAGGCGTCATGCGGCTCGTGGGGGCGTCCAACTGGTTCATTCGCGGCCCGTTTTTGATAGGCGGCATCTTGTGCGGCATCATTGCGAGCACATTGACGCTCGGAATTTGGATTCCCGTCCTGCAGAAGTTTTCTCCGTCGTTCGACCGGGTGCTTCCCGGACTTCATCTGCTGTCATATTACACCCAGCATATTTGGTTTTTCGCCGGAGGATTGCTTGCCGTTTCCATTCTGCTTTGCGTGGTTTCCAGCGGCATTGCCATCGGAAGATACTTGAAGGTTTAA
- a CDS encoding ATP-binding cassette domain-containing protein, with translation MIIFDRVTKTYGKKVKALSDVSFEIHSHEFVSFVGKSGAGKSTILKLLIGEERPSKGRVLLDEIVVSEMGKGHLPALRRRIGSIFQDYRLLQNKTVYENAAFAMEAAGRISQDIERDVPRVLELVEMKDKARRFPHELSGGEKQRAAIARAIVNRPEILIADEPTGNLDIFHAWDIIKLLLKINSLGTTVLLATHDYDVVNAVGRRVITLEEGRITRDEEKGKYVLSDK, from the coding sequence ATGATCATTTTCGATCGCGTCACAAAAACATATGGTAAAAAAGTAAAGGCGCTTTCTGACGTCTCGTTTGAGATACATTCGCATGAGTTCGTTTCTTTCGTTGGAAAATCCGGCGCGGGAAAATCAACAATTCTTAAGCTCCTTATCGGCGAAGAGCGGCCCAGCAAGGGACGGGTACTGCTTGACGAGATTGTGGTGAGCGAGATGGGAAAGGGACATCTGCCCGCACTGCGCCGCAGAATAGGTTCCATTTTCCAGGACTACCGCCTCCTGCAGAATAAAACCGTGTATGAGAACGCCGCCTTTGCCATGGAGGCGGCAGGACGCATTTCTCAAGATATTGAACGCGATGTTCCTCGCGTTTTGGAGCTGGTGGAGATGAAAGACAAAGCCAGGCGCTTCCCGCATGAACTTTCGGGAGGAGAAAAACAGCGTGCCGCCATAGCCCGCGCCATTGTGAACCGCCCCGAAATTCTTATTGCCGACGAGCCGACGGGAAACCTCGACATATTCCACGCATGGGATATTATTAAGTTGTTGCTCAAGATTAATTCGCTTGGCACCACAGTGCTCTTGGCCACGCACGACTACGATGTGGTGAATGCCGTGGGACGCCGCGTTATCACGCTTGAAGAAGGCCGCATTACAAGGGATGAGGAGAAGGGGAAATACGTCTTGTCAGATAAATAA
- a CDS encoding KH domain-containing protein, which produces MAKKEELPFDQEFIEFVVKAISDYPDDVKTVRQVDEMGVLLTLKVNPADMGKIIGKEGATAKALRTLLRVVGAKNRARINFKIEEPPGSTHARRFEDRPRNETSSSSDIGDLDL; this is translated from the coding sequence ATGGCAAAGAAAGAAGAACTTCCTTTTGATCAAGAATTCATCGAATTTGTGGTCAAAGCCATCTCCGATTATCCGGATGATGTGAAAACGGTTCGTCAGGTGGATGAAATGGGAGTATTACTGACTCTCAAAGTAAACCCCGCGGACATGGGGAAGATCATCGGCAAGGAAGGAGCAACGGCAAAAGCGCTCCGCACCCTGCTTCGTGTGGTTGGAGCAAAAAATCGGGCTCGCATCAATTTCAAAATTGAAGAACCGCCCGGCTCCACGCATGCCCGTCGATTTGAGGATAGGCCGCGCAACGAGACGTCCTCTTCAAGCGACATAGGAGATCTTGATCTCTAA
- the rpsP gene encoding 30S ribosomal protein S16, with translation MLTIRFQRTGKRNQPHFRIVLIEHSRKVKGEYKELLGSYNPRSKETSLKKERILYWVGKGVKASPTVHNMLVSQGIISGPKVQAWKPKKSAKKAAETATAQAPAGVVPVAKEEAAS, from the coding sequence ATGCTCACAATCCGCTTCCAACGCACCGGCAAAAGGAACCAACCCCATTTCCGCATAGTGCTCATTGAGCATTCCCGGAAAGTAAAGGGCGAATATAAAGAGCTTTTGGGTTCTTACAACCCGCGCTCAAAAGAAACGAGCCTTAAAAAGGAGCGTATTTTATACTGGGTGGGGAAGGGCGTAAAAGCGTCTCCCACGGTACATAATATGCTCGTTTCTCAAGGCATCATTTCGGGTCCAAAAGTACAGGCGTGGAAACCGAAAAAATCTGCTAAAAAAGCTGCGGAAACGGCCACGGCACAAGCGCCCGCAGGAGTGGTTCCGGTGGCGAAAGAAGAAGCCGCTTCTTGA
- a CDS encoding type 1 glutamine amidotransferase, translating into MSKKRKILFLDILTDDVKKRKRIEKYVYRGATYADRIRRVCGIAENAFAAVDASKKTFPDPSGYRAIIIGGSTEDPVKGKEKTWMKKAYAFIRRAAKKRVPIFGICGGMQFTVRALGGTVVNNKKGRHFGNANIQLTREGIKSTLFEGIGNTFTTQCNHRCIVDSIKPEWKVLAFSAYARIEALAIGERIYLVEFHPERDLWGARASARMQKEALLYESLATEKNFRMLVNALKDTSGVGRKILKNFIERIV; encoded by the coding sequence ATGAGCAAAAAAAGAAAAATTCTTTTCCTCGATATTCTTACCGATGACGTCAAGAAAAGGAAGAGGATTGAAAAGTATGTATATCGGGGTGCGACATATGCCGATAGGATCCGACGCGTATGCGGCATTGCGGAAAATGCCTTTGCGGCCGTTGATGCTTCGAAAAAAACATTCCCGGATCCGTCAGGATATCGCGCTATTATCATCGGCGGCTCTACGGAGGATCCGGTGAAGGGAAAAGAAAAGACTTGGATGAAAAAGGCGTATGCGTTCATCCGCAGGGCCGCGAAAAAACGCGTGCCGATTTTTGGTATTTGTGGCGGTATGCAATTTACGGTGCGGGCGCTGGGCGGCACGGTGGTAAATAATAAAAAAGGGAGGCACTTCGGTAACGCTAACATTCAACTCACAAGAGAAGGCATAAAAAGCACGTTGTTTGAGGGAATTGGCAATACGTTTACAACCCAGTGCAATCATCGATGCATCGTCGACTCGATAAAACCGGAATGGAAGGTGCTTGCTTTCTCGGCGTATGCCCGCATAGAAGCATTGGCGATCGGGGAGCGAATTTATTTGGTTGAGTTCCACCCGGAAAGAGATCTTTGGGGAGCGCGTGCCAGCGCGCGCATGCAGAAGGAAGCGCTTCTTTATGAAAGCCTGGCGACCGAGAAAAATTTCCGTATGCTGGTGAACGCTCTTAAGGATACGAGCGGGGTGGGCAGGAAGATATTGAAAAATTTCATAGAACGTATAGTGTGA